The Mycobacterium riyadhense sequence GACGGAACTCTGGGTCGAGCGCACCGGCTCGCGCCGCTACACCGGCTACAGCTCACGCGGCGCGCAGGTACTCATCGGTTCCGAGGACGTCGACGGGGTATTCACGCCCGGCGAGCTGCTCAAGATCGCACTCGCCGCGTGCAGCGGGATGGCCAGCGACCAGCCGCTGGCCCATCGCCTCGGCGCCGACTACCAAGCGGTGGTCAAGGTATCGGGTGCGGCCGACCGCGACCAGGAGCGCTATCCGCTGCTTGAGGAGATCCTCGAGCTCGACCTGTCGAGCTTGAGCCGGGACGACAAGGAGCGCCTGCTGGTGGTTGTCAACCGAGCCGTCGACTTGGTGTGCACCGTCGGGCGCACCCTGAAATCGGGAACCAACGTCGCATTCGAGATCGCCGATGTCGGATCCTGACACGCGGCTGACGGCCTGGGTGCAGGGGCGCGTCCAGGGAGTCGGTTTCCGCTGGTGGACCCGCTGCCGGGCGCTGGAGTTGGGTCTCACCGGTTATGCGGCCAACCACGCCGACGGCCGGGTGCTGGTGGTCGCCGAGGGGCCGCGGGATGCCGGCGAAACGCTGCTGCAGCTGTTGCGGGGCGGCGGCACGCCCGGACACGTGGACAAGGTCGTCGCCGACTGGTCGCAGGCCTCGGAGCAATTCAGCGGATTCGACGAGCGGTGATCAGAAGCGCGGCGAAGCCGGGCGCGCCGGGTCACTGCCATCTGATCCAGCGGTAATCTGGCCCCTCGTGTACCTCAAGAGTCTGACGCTGAAGGGCTTCAAATCCTTCGCGGCGTCGACGACTCTACGTTTTGAGCCGGGCATCACCGCCGTCGTCGGACCCAACGGTTCCGGCAAATCGAACGTGGTCGATGCCCTGGCGTGGGTGATGGGCGAGCAGGGGGCAAAGACGCTGCGCGGCGGCAAGATGGAAGACGTAATCTTCGCCGGCACCTCGTCGCGCGCGCCGCTGGGCCGCGCTGAAGTCACCGTCACGATCGACAACTCCGATAGCGCGCTGCCGATCGAGTACTCCGAGGTGTCGATCACTCGGCGGATGTTCCGCGACGGGGCCAGCGAATACGAAATCAACGGCAGCAGTTGCCGTTTGATGGATGTCCAGGAGTTGTTGAGCGACTCCGGCATCGGCCGCGAGATGCACGTCATTGTCGGGCAGGGCAAGCTCGACGAAATCCTGCAGTCGCGGCCCGAGGATCGCCGTGCCTTCATCGAAGAGGCCGCGGGCG is a genomic window containing:
- a CDS encoding acylphosphatase yields the protein MSDPDTRLTAWVQGRVQGVGFRWWTRCRALELGLTGYAANHADGRVLVVAEGPRDAGETLLQLLRGGGTPGHVDKVVADWSQASEQFSGFDER
- a CDS encoding OsmC family protein, which encodes MTELWVERTGSRRYTGYSSRGAQVLIGSEDVDGVFTPGELLKIALAACSGMASDQPLAHRLGADYQAVVKVSGAADRDQERYPLLEEILELDLSSLSRDDKERLLVVVNRAVDLVCTVGRTLKSGTNVAFEIADVGS